The Ostrea edulis chromosome 1, xbOstEdul1.1, whole genome shotgun sequence genomic sequence AATCGGATCGTCCTGACATTCCGATAAGACGATATGTGACTTTCACTTTGAATTCCTGGAACCTTAATTAGACGAGAGGTTTTCTAAAAAGGATGTTGCTAAAAGGTTCATTCTGACTCACTTagctaaaattctgaaattgttATTCCCACTTAGTTAAAACTGTGATTTTCACACCTGAGTGGTCCTGGGGTATAGTCTGTTTTAGACTAACTACCTGTAATAATCAGCCAGGCCTGTGaaatcaaatcatatatatatatatatatatatatatatatatatatatatatatatatataagtatatctcttcttatcaatatgaaataacaaagatttaaataatgatttaatatattaatGACATTGTTTAGAGGTGTACAAATATAagtttcaatacagaattctgaacaaaattttagcttcaaactcatacttattcaaaatcagtttgtttCGAACAAAAgaccaatcttcaaatatcaataacaaaaaataattttatttttggatgaaaTTCTATCACATTTGTAATATGATTTATCATCGtaatttctaataatatgatctctctctctctctctctctctctctctctctctctctctctctcctagtTTATAGTTTATGAGATAAACTACCTGAAATTAAGTTTTGTATAGGACAAATTATTACgaaaatgcatgtacaactttcttttttattatcaatacaTAAAATCTATAAATGTAATTGTACAGATAAACCAGATAAACAAGCATACATGTACCACTTATGATCCCTGAGTGTGACCCTCTCATTGGTTGGCTATTAGGCTTTTATTTTCACTGTAAATAATTATGAGCATAATTGTTTTGTCCAGAAACATCAATAGCTAGTACTCTCACCCTTTGATTTATTCTCTCTAAAAGCAATTAATAACAATCATATACTCagttttcatttattatatttagtTCAGTAAGATTCTATATCACTTTCTTAAGTATGGCTAACGCTCAAGTACGGGTAGATTTTCTAGAGAATGGTAGAGgaggattttttcttctttatggTGGCTTTAAGTATTCTGTCCGGAACAGATATAATGACAGAACCTATTGGAGATGCGTTGACAGACAGTGTCCAGCAACTCTAACAACAACCAACAACATCATCGTGTCATTTGGGAGACACCACAACCATGATGATAACTACGTTGGGCTTGCTGCGGAATCATTTATTAGTGGTGTGAAGAAGAGGTGCCGAGATGAAGCAACAGCGATCCCCACCATTTATGATGACGAATTAGGAGGACTACGCAATGCTGAATGTGATGATTCAGTGGTGGATATGATTCGACAGATACCAACCTTTCAGGCCTCCAAGTCTGCACTTTATAGAGCACGTGCCAAGACAACTCCAAAATTACCCACATCACAGGATGACATCAAACTCCATGGACCATGGATCAACACCTTGGCAGGTGAAAGGTTTCTTCTGTGTGATGACACTGATGCACAAGGACACAGAATCATGATCTTTGCAACCGACACCAACATAAATCATCTGTGTGCAGCGGAGGTAATTTTCAGTGATGGGACATTCTATTCATGTACACGATTCTTCACGCAGCTGTACACTCTTCATGGAAATGTAAATGGAACAATTTTTCCTCTCATCTATGGACTATTGCCTAACAAGAGTGAGGACACATACAATCGGTTTTTCAGTCTCTTGAAGGATTCAGCTAGAAGACTCCAGTCTGTGTCGACCCCAGAAAGTTGGCTGCTGGACTTTGAGATCGTCGCTCGAAATGCAGTTCATCACAACTTCCCAGGGGCTTCAATCAAGGGATGATTTTTCCACTTTACTCAGTGTATCTGGAGAAAAGTACAATCCTGTGGATTAACCGTGCGATTCCGGGATGATGAGGACTTCCATCGCCTCGTGAGAAGAGCAGCTGTTCTCCCTCTGATTCCTGAACACCAAGTGGAGGATGTGTGGTTTCAGGCGCTGGAAGATAATGACGATGATGGCCAGGATGTCCTACGTTTCAAGGACTATGTCACTGAGACATGGGTAAAAGGGCATCTGACGAACTGGAACCACTTTGACAATGATGGGCCCAGAACGACAAATGCCGTAGAAGGATGGCACAACAAATTGAACAGGATGTGTCAACACCCTCATCCGAATATCTATGTGTTTATCCAACTTATTCAGAAAGAACAGGCAGCCAATGAAGCCAAAATCATCCAACTTTCTGCTGGAGGAGTGATCAGGCCAAAAAAGAGGAAATACAGGCAGTTAAACACACGAATTCGGCAGCTTAAGGAAAGATTTCGCCGGGGTGAAATTCAAGTGATGGACTATGCAGATGCCGCATCTCATCTCATTCATTTAGACTGATGTGTTCCTTTTACATGCATTTCCTTATGCGTTTCATTATTAGACTGATATGTTCcttaaattttctaaaaataataataataatgtataaaaataaaaaattaatctcAAGTCTTTCTTTTTTGGAAATGGAATTTTACTGCccaatttttaaaactaaacCAAATTACCTGTGATTTATTACAAAACAGACTATAGGTTACCTGTAATTATTttcctttgttctttgacacCCTTACCTGTGCACCATTCCCATCTAGCTAAAACCAGTCAACCGTacatatttcagaattttagctAAGTGGGAAGATACCTGCTAAAATGCGGAACGGAAAATGAAACTTTCGAAAGTATACAGGTTTGGattacggaagttccgagttccccaagagttatttccctttgtcgaactcttccgtaaattatgacgtaaaatatgatgacagtgggtacatttgctaattactatcgttgtattatttcttaaaagatgatatccagagtttctgagaccatcctatctcaggggaaaggcaactttagcgagtttatgagtattggataacaaaatggctcaaacaaataatgttaattgccatctttctttgataaaagcgtccctcatgtagaagaggaaacgaataatgatttaatagccaatttgatgatcttattcaaacagattatgcttgatatgaccagaatatacataccagtgattgatataaacaaaagttacgcttttgttacattaatcgtacgtaattgttatgtacaatgccagtctacgatataatgtatacattgtgtacccaccatacgtcataaaatgcgaaagagttctacaaagggaaataa encodes the following:
- the LOC125652381 gene encoding uncharacterized protein LOC125652381, yielding MANAQVRVDFLENGRGGFFLLYGGFKYSVRNRYNDRTYWRCVDRQCPATLTTTNNIIVSFGRHHNHDDNYVGLAAESFISGVKKRCRDEATAIPTIYDDELGGLRNAECDDSVVDMIRQIPTFQASKSALYRARAKTTPKLPTSQDDIKLHGPWINTLAGERFLLCDDTDAQGHRIMIFATDTNINHLCAAEVIFSDGTFYSCTRFFTQLYTLHGNVNGTIFPLIYGLLPNKSEDTYNRFFSLLKDSARRLQSVSTPESWLLDFEIVARNAVHHNFPGASIKG